A stretch of Longimicrobium sp. DNA encodes these proteins:
- a CDS encoding DUF5916 domain-containing protein — protein MSARVTGPAAALLLAALSAAGAAAQQPAAAQAADSAAAKRAAAVRVQGRAPALDGRLDDEVWAAAPVLSGFAQKEPAEGAPATERTEVRFVYDDHALYVGARMYSADPKAIQAPVSRRDQFAQAEMIRVSLDTYHDRRTAYSFGVTAAGQRLDAYHPRDSESVDDSYAPVWEAEVARDSAGWTAELRIPFTQLRFNPGSAQTWGVNVRRWIPSKEEDDYWIVVPKSVSAWASRFGELTGIEGVRPGRRMELMPYVAAGASLRSGVDPADPFHDPREATARVGADFKMGLGPNLTLDATVNPDFGQVEADPAEVNLSAFETFFAERRPFFTEGSQLLAGGGANYFYSRRIGAAPRGPAGGDFVDRPDDSTILGAAKLTGRLPTGLSVGVLAAVTGRERARTFDAEADSFGSVVVEPPAGYGVVRLQQEFGKARSTVGTTLTLVGRDLEEGSPLAARLNRGAVAGGVDWNLRLQGGTYEVGGALGYSHVAGDSLALLRAQLSSARYFQRPDADYVTLDPSRTSLSGYVASLGAAKISGKHWLWRTYATARSPGFELNDAGRLSTADAVSVDGELRWRETRPMGPFRRLDLYVTPYAEWNYGGTRTDGILYFDAEATWKNFWRSYFTTFYVPRSQSDQLTRGGPLMGSPSSWAVIFQTTSSPSSRLRWNGRVYYGRNEFSPPTVRLSGGVSVRPGPRWQLSVDPNFLWSTPVRQFITSFEGGPAETFGRTYVFSAVERREFAAPIRLTYLFTPDLSLELYAEPFASSGRFYDFGELPAAGAYRLRSIEDDTTRFVDRGASQTVKLGSQSRTVDDFDLRSFRSNAVLRWEWRPGSTLFVVWQQDRADDLVPARRVNPGSLLGTLDAPGDHYLAVKLTYWLPVR, from the coding sequence GTGAGCGCGCGCGTGACGGGCCCGGCGGCCGCCCTCCTCCTGGCCGCCCTGTCGGCGGCCGGCGCCGCGGCGCAGCAGCCGGCGGCGGCACAGGCGGCCGATTCGGCGGCGGCGAAGCGGGCGGCGGCGGTGCGGGTGCAGGGGCGCGCCCCCGCGCTCGACGGGCGGCTGGACGACGAGGTGTGGGCGGCGGCGCCCGTGCTCTCCGGCTTCGCGCAGAAGGAGCCGGCCGAGGGCGCCCCGGCCACGGAGCGCACCGAGGTGCGCTTCGTCTACGACGACCACGCGCTCTACGTGGGCGCGCGGATGTATTCCGCCGACCCGAAGGCGATCCAGGCGCCCGTGAGCCGGCGCGACCAGTTCGCGCAGGCCGAGATGATCCGCGTCTCGCTCGACACCTATCACGACCGCCGCACGGCCTACTCGTTCGGCGTCACCGCGGCGGGGCAGCGCCTGGACGCCTACCACCCGCGCGACAGCGAGTCGGTCGACGACTCGTACGCGCCGGTGTGGGAGGCCGAGGTGGCCCGCGATTCGGCGGGGTGGACGGCGGAGCTGCGCATCCCCTTCACCCAGCTGCGCTTCAACCCCGGGAGCGCGCAGACCTGGGGGGTGAACGTGCGCCGCTGGATCCCCAGCAAGGAGGAGGACGACTACTGGATCGTCGTCCCCAAGAGCGTGTCGGCGTGGGCGTCGCGCTTCGGCGAGCTCACGGGGATCGAGGGGGTGCGCCCCGGACGGCGGATGGAGCTGATGCCGTACGTGGCGGCCGGCGCGTCGCTGCGCTCGGGGGTGGACCCGGCGGACCCGTTCCACGACCCGCGCGAGGCCACGGCGCGCGTGGGCGCCGACTTCAAGATGGGGCTGGGGCCGAACCTGACGCTCGACGCCACCGTGAACCCCGACTTCGGGCAGGTGGAGGCGGACCCGGCCGAGGTGAACCTCTCGGCGTTCGAGACCTTCTTCGCCGAGCGGCGGCCGTTCTTCACCGAGGGGAGCCAGCTGCTGGCCGGCGGCGGGGCCAACTACTTCTACTCGCGGCGGATCGGCGCGGCGCCGCGCGGGCCGGCGGGCGGCGACTTCGTGGACCGCCCCGACGACAGCACCATCCTGGGCGCGGCCAAGCTCACCGGGCGCCTTCCCACGGGCCTCTCCGTGGGCGTGCTGGCGGCGGTGACGGGGCGCGAGCGGGCGCGCACCTTCGACGCGGAGGCCGACTCGTTCGGCAGCGTGGTGGTGGAGCCGCCCGCGGGGTACGGGGTGGTGCGCCTGCAGCAGGAGTTCGGGAAGGCGCGCTCGACGGTGGGGACGACGCTCACGCTGGTGGGGCGCGACCTGGAGGAGGGCTCGCCGCTGGCGGCGCGGCTGAACCGCGGCGCGGTGGCGGGCGGGGTGGACTGGAACCTCCGCCTGCAGGGCGGCACCTACGAGGTGGGCGGCGCGCTGGGCTACAGCCACGTGGCCGGCGACTCGCTGGCGCTCCTGCGGGCGCAGCTCTCCTCGGCGCGCTACTTCCAGCGGCCCGACGCGGACTACGTGACGCTCGACCCCTCGCGCACCTCGCTCTCGGGCTACGTGGCCAGCCTGGGCGCGGCGAAGATCAGCGGGAAGCACTGGCTCTGGAGAACCTACGCCACCGCCCGCTCACCCGGCTTCGAGCTGAACGACGCGGGGCGGCTCTCCACGGCCGACGCGGTGAGCGTGGACGGCGAGCTGCGCTGGCGCGAGACGCGGCCGATGGGACCGTTCCGCCGCCTGGACCTGTACGTGACCCCGTACGCGGAGTGGAACTACGGCGGCACGCGCACCGACGGCATCCTCTACTTCGACGCCGAGGCCACCTGGAAGAACTTCTGGCGCAGCTACTTCACTACCTTCTACGTGCCCCGCTCGCAGAGCGACCAGCTCACGCGCGGGGGGCCGCTGATGGGCTCGCCCTCGTCGTGGGCGGTGATCTTCCAGACCACCAGCAGCCCGTCGTCGAGGCTGCGCTGGAACGGGCGCGTCTACTACGGCCGCAACGAGTTCAGCCCGCCGACGGTGCGGCTCTCGGGCGGCGTGTCGGTGCGCCCGGGGCCGCGCTGGCAGCTCTCGGTGGACCCCAACTTCCTGTGGTCGACGCCGGTGCGGCAGTTCATCACCAGCTTCGAGGGCGGCCCGGCGGAGACGTTCGGGCGCACGTACGTGTTCTCGGCGGTGGAGCGGCGCGAGTTCGCGGCGCCGATCCGCCTCACCTACCTGTTCACCCCGGACCTGTCGCTGGAGCTGTACGCGGAGCCGTTCGCCTCCAGCGGGCGCTTCTACGACTTCGGCGAGCTCCCGGCGGCGGGGGCGTACCGGCTGCGCTCCATCGAGGACGACACCACCCGCTTCGTGGACCGCGGCGCCTCGCAGACGGTGAAGCTGGGGAGCCAGTCGCGCACGGTGGACGACTTCGACCTGCGCAGCTTCCGCAGCAACGCGGTGCTGCGCTGGGAGTGGCGCCCCGGGAGCACGCTGTTCGTGGTGTGGCAGCAGGACCGCGCCGACGACCTGGTCCCCGCCCGCCGCGTCAACCCGGGCTCGCTGCTCGGCACCCTCGACGCGCCGGGCGACCACTACCTGGCGGTGAAGCTGACGTACTGGCTACCGGTGCGGTGA
- a CDS encoding M56 family metallopeptidase, with amino-acid sequence MSGTDLDFAAGVALLLDAGLKATVVLLGALAATRLMRRRPAASRHLVWVVALAAVLALPALGRLLPAWKALPLPAFLRPLPAAPAAAPPAHPAAPVSQPASGPAPAGAPVAAREVPSPSPAAPLVSAPASTAPAPARTRPPLPFDWRMALLALWAAGGALLVVRLAYGLLRVRWIERRATEITDEGWVHITDSLARRLRVGRMVTLLREAHASVPMTWGVLHPVVLLPQEAESWDRERRTVVLAHELAHIRRWDPLTQWIAHLALAFFWFHPLVWVAARRMREERERACDDAVLALGTRPVSYADHLLDIVRSLGSSEGPAAALAMARRSQFEGRLLAILDQATPRGGVSRGLGLAALVVAAVAVVPLAALRAAEPRLPDVTDPGAVVARVVPPAQAARTAAAAERPGETEKPEKPGLLARLGDRIGDVLEGMTQPPAPTAEAAEPEASAAVPAAGSALLDERKVETVAREQSVASADARALIQAVQDDTGTYKLVIRAAGGISSASERASVLMAVLRQGDVGRDDMVSLLRVAGGINSDGERREVLKAAARSRLLSDGEVRRAFFAAVSGMASPGERRDVLMAVMGGCPGALLPDVVQAARAMPSDGERRLVLKAVAECATATPGVLAAVVAAAREISSPGERREVLKAVVLRPQAGPDVIQAVVAAAREIPSAGEQREMFTTVLRRPGLTEAVVLAVVDAARHVPSASEQREIYRSALVLPVAGDNVLAAVLEGVPHMNSSSEQGLVMRTIAARRVLSPRVREAYLRAANAISSDSERASVLAELLGDRQAAASPGSGARSVQVDGTVEEHLWNAEVEVTEHDGRVARIFAKNVEFGRQRWDITRIRRGGRLVVEERARGRSRRLEITPDADGGLRHSYRVDGEARPFNTEGENWMIAIIRELTDG; translated from the coding sequence ATGAGCGGGACCGATCTCGACTTCGCGGCCGGCGTGGCGCTGCTGCTGGACGCCGGGCTCAAGGCCACCGTGGTCCTGCTGGGCGCGCTGGCCGCCACGCGGCTCATGCGGCGGCGCCCGGCCGCGTCGCGGCACCTGGTGTGGGTGGTGGCGCTCGCCGCCGTGCTGGCGCTCCCCGCCCTGGGCCGCCTCCTCCCCGCGTGGAAGGCGCTTCCCCTCCCCGCCTTCCTCCGCCCCCTCCCCGCCGCGCCGGCGGCCGCTCCGCCCGCGCACCCCGCGGCGCCCGTCTCGCAGCCCGCTTCCGGGCCCGCGCCGGCCGGCGCCCCCGTCGCCGCGCGCGAAGTGCCGTCCCCGTCGCCGGCGGCTCCGCTGGTGTCCGCGCCCGCGAGCACCGCGCCGGCCCCGGCCCGCACGCGGCCGCCGCTGCCGTTCGACTGGCGGATGGCGCTCCTGGCGCTGTGGGCGGCGGGCGGGGCGCTGCTGGTGGTGCGCCTGGCGTACGGGCTGCTGCGCGTGCGCTGGATCGAGCGGCGGGCCACCGAGATCACCGACGAGGGGTGGGTGCACATCACCGACTCGCTGGCGCGGCGGCTGCGCGTGGGGCGCATGGTCACCCTCCTGCGCGAGGCGCACGCGTCGGTGCCGATGACGTGGGGCGTGCTCCACCCCGTGGTGCTCCTCCCCCAGGAAGCCGAGTCGTGGGACCGCGAGCGGCGCACGGTGGTGCTGGCGCACGAGCTGGCGCACATCCGCCGCTGGGACCCGCTCACGCAGTGGATCGCGCACCTGGCGCTCGCCTTCTTCTGGTTCCACCCGCTGGTGTGGGTGGCCGCCCGCCGGATGCGCGAGGAGCGCGAGCGGGCGTGCGACGACGCCGTGCTGGCGCTGGGCACCCGCCCGGTGAGCTACGCCGACCACCTTCTCGACATCGTCCGCTCGCTGGGCTCGTCCGAGGGGCCGGCCGCCGCGCTGGCCATGGCGCGCCGCAGCCAGTTCGAGGGGCGCCTGCTGGCGATCCTGGACCAGGCCACGCCGCGCGGCGGGGTGAGCCGCGGGCTGGGGCTGGCCGCGCTGGTGGTCGCCGCCGTGGCCGTGGTGCCGCTCGCCGCCCTGCGCGCCGCCGAGCCGCGGCTCCCGGACGTCACGGACCCCGGCGCGGTGGTCGCCCGCGTGGTGCCCCCGGCGCAGGCGGCGCGGACGGCCGCGGCGGCGGAGCGGCCCGGGGAGACGGAGAAGCCGGAAAAGCCCGGGCTGCTGGCCCGCCTGGGCGACCGCATCGGCGACGTGCTGGAGGGGATGACCCAGCCCCCCGCCCCGACGGCGGAAGCGGCGGAGCCGGAGGCGTCCGCGGCGGTCCCGGCGGCAGGGTCGGCGCTGCTCGACGAGCGGAAGGTGGAGACGGTCGCGCGCGAGCAGAGCGTGGCCTCCGCCGACGCGCGGGCGCTGATCCAGGCGGTGCAGGACGACACGGGGACGTACAAGCTGGTGATCCGCGCGGCGGGCGGGATCAGCTCGGCGTCGGAGCGGGCGAGCGTGCTGATGGCCGTGCTCCGCCAGGGCGACGTCGGCCGCGACGACATGGTGAGCCTGCTGCGCGTGGCCGGCGGCATCAACTCCGACGGCGAGCGGCGCGAGGTGCTGAAGGCCGCCGCGCGCTCGCGGCTGCTCTCCGACGGCGAGGTGCGCCGCGCCTTCTTCGCCGCCGTGTCGGGGATGGCGTCGCCGGGCGAGCGGCGCGACGTGCTGATGGCGGTGATGGGCGGCTGCCCCGGCGCGCTCCTCCCCGACGTGGTGCAGGCCGCGCGCGCGATGCCCTCCGACGGCGAGCGCCGCCTGGTGCTCAAGGCGGTGGCCGAGTGCGCCACCGCCACCCCCGGGGTGCTCGCGGCGGTGGTGGCCGCCGCGCGCGAGATCTCGTCGCCGGGAGAGCGGCGCGAGGTGCTCAAGGCGGTGGTGCTGCGCCCCCAGGCCGGGCCCGACGTCATCCAGGCGGTGGTCGCCGCCGCGCGCGAGATCCCCTCGGCCGGGGAGCAGCGCGAGATGTTCACCACGGTCCTGCGCCGGCCGGGGCTGACGGAGGCGGTGGTGCTGGCCGTGGTGGACGCGGCGCGGCACGTGCCCTCGGCGTCGGAGCAGCGCGAGATCTACCGGAGCGCCCTGGTCCTGCCGGTGGCGGGCGACAACGTGCTGGCGGCGGTGCTGGAGGGGGTGCCGCACATGAACTCGTCCAGCGAGCAGGGCCTCGTGATGCGCACCATCGCCGCCCGCCGGGTGCTGAGCCCCCGCGTGCGCGAGGCGTACCTGCGGGCCGCGAACGCGATCTCGTCCGACTCCGAGCGCGCCAGCGTCCTGGCCGAGCTGCTGGGCGATCGCCAGGCCGCGGCGTCGCCCGGGAGCGGCGCGCGCTCGGTGCAGGTGGACGGCACGGTCGAGGAGCACCTCTGGAACGCGGAGGTGGAAGTGACCGAGCACGACGGCCGCGTGGCGCGCATCTTCGCGAAGAACGTGGAGTTCGGGCGCCAGCGCTGGGACATCACGCGGATCCGCCGCGGCGGCCGCCTGGTGGTGGAGGAGAGGGCCCGCGGCCGGAGCAGGCGGCTGGAGATCACCCCCGATGCGGACGGCGGGCTGCGCCACAGCTACCGCGTCGACGGCGAGGCGCGGCCGTTCAACACCGAGGGCGAGAACTGGATGATCGCCATCATCCGCGAGCTCACCGACGGCTGA
- a CDS encoding BlaI/MecI/CopY family transcriptional regulator — protein sequence MSEAVLAGSRRERQIMEIVYRRGKATAAEVLDDLPDPPTYSAVRAALRLLEEKGHLRHEMDGKRYVYVPTTPRVRARSTALRDLVRTFFGGSTEQVINALLEEQKPSGAELERLAKLIDAARREETGG from the coding sequence ATGAGCGAAGCCGTCCTCGCAGGGAGCCGCCGCGAGCGCCAGATCATGGAGATCGTCTACCGCCGCGGGAAGGCCACTGCGGCCGAGGTGCTCGACGACCTCCCGGATCCCCCCACCTACTCGGCGGTGCGGGCGGCGCTGCGCCTGCTGGAGGAGAAGGGGCACCTGCGCCACGAGATGGACGGCAAGCGCTACGTCTACGTGCCTACCACGCCGCGCGTCCGCGCCCGCAGCACGGCGCTGCGCGACCTGGTGCGCACCTTCTTCGGCGGCAGCACCGAGCAGGTGATCAACGCGCTGCTGGAAGAGCAGAAGCCCTCCGGCGCCGAGCTGGAGCGGCTGGCGAAGCTGATCGACGCCGCGCGGCGCGAGGAGACGGGAGGATGA
- a CDS encoding alpha/beta hydrolase, producing the protein MQTTAGADPRSSLSRLTIDGVEWTFSDSGDGPGPPLLVLPGALGMVDAAGAALRRLAEGRRVIALAYPAVPAMTALCDGIAALLDRLGLERVDVLGGSLGGWVAQCLARRHPERVRHLALSHTFALRPGDARRIRLGSRLWALIPDRVFYALLRMRLRQVLRPVRRAGPAEAASWDAWLRDGVRRQVSRAALARYNDWMLESLAAFRLAPGDLERREGRVLILESADDPILRARDRARLRALYPSAVVSTFHGAGHATSLAMPDEYAAAVAGFLDAETAVRECVSAREPDTTVRSGAVAVEASRGL; encoded by the coding sequence ATGCAGACCACCGCTGGAGCCGATCCGCGCTCCTCGCTCTCCCGCCTGACGATCGACGGCGTCGAGTGGACGTTCTCCGACAGCGGGGACGGGCCGGGTCCGCCGCTGCTTGTGCTGCCGGGCGCGCTCGGGATGGTGGACGCGGCGGGCGCCGCGCTCCGCCGGCTGGCCGAGGGGCGGCGGGTGATCGCGCTCGCGTACCCCGCCGTTCCGGCGATGACGGCGCTGTGCGACGGGATCGCCGCGCTGCTGGACCGGCTGGGGCTGGAGCGCGTGGACGTGCTGGGCGGATCGCTGGGCGGCTGGGTGGCGCAGTGCCTGGCGCGGCGGCACCCGGAGCGCGTGCGGCACCTGGCGCTCTCGCACACCTTCGCGCTGCGGCCCGGCGACGCGCGGCGCATCCGGCTGGGCTCGCGGCTGTGGGCGCTGATCCCCGACCGCGTCTTCTACGCGCTGCTGCGCATGCGCCTGCGCCAGGTGCTCCGGCCCGTGCGCCGCGCCGGCCCCGCGGAGGCCGCGTCCTGGGACGCCTGGCTGCGCGACGGCGTCCGCCGGCAGGTCTCGCGCGCCGCCCTGGCGCGCTACAACGACTGGATGCTGGAGAGCCTGGCCGCGTTCCGCCTCGCGCCGGGCGACCTGGAGAGGCGCGAGGGCCGCGTGTTGATCCTCGAGTCCGCCGACGATCCCATCCTGCGCGCGCGCGACCGGGCGAGGCTGCGGGCGCTGTACCCGTCCGCCGTGGTGAGCACCTTCCACGGCGCCGGCCACGCCACCTCGCTGGCGATGCCCGACGAGTACGCCGCGGCGGTGGCCGGCTTCCTCGACGCCGAAACGGCAGTGCGTGAGTGCGTGAGTGCGCGTGAGCCCGACACAACTGTCCGTTCCGGCGCCGTCGCAGTTGAAGCCTCACGGGGTTTGTGA
- a CDS encoding acyl-CoA thioester hydrolase/BAAT C-terminal domain-containing protein — protein sequence MDRRLPFLIFVCAALAAAPCRAQPRFQLSADTVLVDESVGIALTGLPPGREVTVRLSGEGPARGWRASAAFRADEGRVDLARAAPVSGDYAGVHAMGLFWSARRDSAAAPLLGALRTPDARHPPAQPWALAAEMDGRVVAADTVWRRAVAPDVRVEPVRERGLVGTAYYPPGEGRRPAVVVLNGSQGGIAPPGAAPGGLASRGYVVLALGYFAAEGLPERLAEIPLEYFGTALRWLAGQPSVDPERIGVLGASRGGELALLLGATYPEVRAVVAYAPSHVVWPGTITDAWTSPAWTLGGRALPGMHRRASPAAVARHAGCRDARDCAPLAVHQFLALLDDADAAARAEIPVERIDGPVLLVSGRDDLLWPSALMAERVVARLRRRGFRHPVEHLSYPGAGHSIGRPYLATSEVGRSRPHPITGRMITPGGTPEGTALASEDSWRRVLEFLDANLRRR from the coding sequence ATGGACCGCCGCCTGCCATTCCTCATCTTCGTCTGCGCCGCGCTCGCGGCCGCGCCGTGCCGGGCGCAGCCGCGCTTCCAGCTCTCCGCCGACACGGTGCTGGTGGACGAGAGCGTCGGCATCGCGCTCACCGGCCTCCCGCCCGGGCGCGAGGTGACGGTGCGGCTCTCCGGGGAGGGACCGGCGCGGGGGTGGCGGGCGAGCGCCGCCTTCCGCGCCGACGAGGGGCGCGTGGACCTCGCCCGCGCGGCGCCGGTGTCGGGCGACTACGCGGGCGTGCACGCGATGGGCCTCTTCTGGTCGGCGCGGCGCGATTCGGCGGCGGCCCCGCTGCTGGGGGCGCTCAGGACGCCGGACGCGCGCCATCCGCCGGCGCAGCCGTGGGCGCTCGCCGCCGAGATGGACGGGCGCGTGGTGGCGGCCGACACCGTGTGGCGCCGGGCGGTCGCGCCGGACGTGCGCGTCGAGCCGGTGCGCGAGCGAGGTCTGGTGGGGACGGCGTACTACCCTCCGGGCGAGGGTCGCCGCCCCGCCGTGGTCGTGCTGAACGGCTCGCAGGGCGGGATCGCGCCGCCGGGCGCGGCGCCGGGGGGCCTCGCCTCGCGCGGGTACGTGGTGCTGGCGCTCGGCTACTTCGCCGCCGAGGGGCTGCCGGAGCGGCTGGCCGAGATCCCCCTGGAGTACTTCGGGACCGCGCTCCGCTGGCTGGCCGGGCAGCCGTCCGTCGACCCGGAGCGCATCGGGGTGCTCGGCGCCTCGCGGGGCGGAGAGCTGGCGCTGCTGCTGGGCGCGACGTACCCGGAGGTGCGCGCCGTCGTCGCGTACGCCCCCAGCCACGTGGTCTGGCCCGGCACGATCACCGACGCCTGGACCAGCCCCGCCTGGACGCTCGGCGGCCGGGCGCTGCCGGGCATGCACCGGCGCGCGAGCCCGGCGGCGGTCGCGCGCCACGCCGGATGCCGCGACGCACGCGACTGCGCGCCGCTCGCGGTGCACCAGTTCCTGGCCCTGCTCGACGACGCGGACGCCGCGGCGCGCGCGGAGATCCCGGTGGAGCGGATCGACGGCCCGGTGCTCCTGGTCTCCGGCCGCGACGACCTGCTGTGGCCGTCGGCGCTGATGGCGGAGCGGGTGGTGGCGCGCCTGCGCCGCCGTGGCTTCCGACACCCGGTGGAGCACCTGTCCTACCCGGGCGCGGGTCACTCCATCGGCCGCCCCTATCTGGCGACTTCCGAGGTCGGGCGGAGCCGCCCGCACCCCATCACCGGCCGCATGATCACCCCCGGCGGCACCCCGGAGGGGACCGCCCTGGCGAGCGAGGACTCGTGGCGGCGGGTGCTGGAGTTTCTGGACGCGAACCTGCGGCGGCGCTAG
- a CDS encoding helix-hairpin-helix domain-containing protein: MAKTKAADETQAPRARAGAKATESKGAPAPADPPEVKAAATSPRARKAAAEKGAAGKVGSALAPAKRAPKRKVPHSVAARTADLRADLRDFASARPEGWGHDDWVGFLEHLRGRGHDTSDADAIGLQLERERLAVVLERVQGMGPRRVQAVVERFDTYWSLARADVDQIAAVPGMNLALAEKVRQAVR, encoded by the coding sequence ATGGCGAAGACGAAGGCGGCGGACGAGACGCAGGCTCCGCGGGCACGGGCGGGCGCGAAGGCGACGGAGTCGAAGGGCGCCCCCGCCCCGGCCGACCCGCCGGAGGTGAAGGCGGCGGCCACCTCGCCGCGCGCGCGGAAGGCCGCGGCGGAGAAGGGCGCCGCCGGGAAGGTGGGGAGCGCCCTGGCGCCGGCGAAGCGCGCCCCGAAGCGGAAGGTGCCGCACAGCGTGGCCGCGCGCACGGCGGACCTGCGGGCGGACCTGCGCGACTTCGCGTCGGCGCGCCCCGAGGGGTGGGGCCACGACGACTGGGTGGGCTTCCTGGAGCACCTGCGCGGCCGCGGCCACGACACCTCCGACGCCGACGCCATCGGCCTGCAGCTGGAGCGCGAGCGGCTGGCGGTTGTCCTGGAGCGGGTGCAGGGGATGGGACCCAGGCGCGTGCAGGCGGTGGTGGAGCGCTTCGACACCTACTGGAGCCTGGCCCGGGCCGATGTGGACCAGATCGCCGCCGTGCCGGGGATGAACCTGGCCCTCGCCGAGAAGGTGCGGCAGGCGGTGCGCTGA
- the glgB gene encoding 1,4-alpha-glucan branching protein GlgB, with product MASATLEFDVRQIVRGEHPDVFRVLGMHRVSLAGELRLVVRAFLPGATSAAVVDAETGEEAPMEPAHPDGFFEAVLPPGAHAFPYRLRARWADGSATELADPYAFPPTVADFDLYLVGEGTHLRLWDVLGAHPDEIDGVAGVRFAVWAPAARRVSVVGDFNGWDGRRHAMRLHPGAGVWEIFVPGLQAGAVYKYEVQTPQGATFLKADPVGFAAEHRPATASVVHDLREFEWTDQEWMDRRRAEDCYTRPMAVYEVHLGSWRRVPGEEDRPLTYRELARELGEYVAEMGFTHVELLPVAEHPYDPSWGYQVTGYYAPTRRHGSPDDFRFFVDHLHSLGIGVILDWVPAHFPKDAHGLRRFDGTALYEHEDPRQGEHPDWGTLIFNFGRNEVRNFLLANALYWLEEFHVDGLRVDAVASMLYLDYSRPAGQWVPNAFGGRENLEAIHFLQQLNATVRDRHPGALMIAEESTAWPGVTQAPHLGGLGFHLKWNMGWMNDFLRFIEEDPVYRKYHFNLITFSLMYAFSEHFVLPFSHDEVVHLKGSLLEKMPGDDWRKFANLRLALGFMWAHPGKKLLFMGGELGQRREWSESRSLDWHLLEEPLHAGMLRWVRDLNAVYRRERAFWETDFSYEGFDWIDFGDVEQSVLSFVRRGAQSGEELVFVCNFTPVPRFGYRIGVPRPGAYRELLNSDAEVYGGSNLGNFGLVHSEPVPEHRRADSVRLTLPPLGILVLKREEGTA from the coding sequence ATGGCTTCAGCGACCCTCGAGTTCGACGTGCGGCAGATCGTCCGCGGCGAGCACCCCGACGTGTTCCGCGTGCTGGGGATGCACCGCGTCTCCCTGGCCGGCGAGCTACGGCTGGTCGTGCGCGCCTTCCTCCCCGGCGCCACGTCCGCGGCGGTGGTCGACGCCGAGACGGGCGAGGAGGCGCCGATGGAGCCGGCGCACCCCGACGGCTTCTTCGAGGCGGTGCTCCCGCCGGGCGCGCACGCCTTCCCCTACCGCCTGCGCGCGCGCTGGGCCGACGGGAGCGCCACCGAGCTGGCCGACCCCTACGCGTTCCCGCCCACGGTGGCGGACTTCGACCTCTACCTGGTCGGCGAGGGGACGCACCTGAGGCTGTGGGACGTGCTGGGCGCGCACCCCGACGAGATCGACGGGGTGGCGGGGGTGCGCTTCGCGGTGTGGGCGCCCGCGGCGCGGCGGGTGAGCGTGGTGGGCGACTTCAACGGCTGGGACGGGCGGCGCCACGCGATGCGGCTGCACCCGGGCGCGGGGGTGTGGGAGATCTTCGTCCCCGGGCTGCAGGCGGGCGCGGTCTACAAGTACGAGGTCCAGACGCCGCAGGGGGCCACCTTCCTCAAGGCCGACCCCGTGGGCTTCGCCGCCGAGCACCGCCCCGCCACGGCGTCGGTCGTCCACGACCTGAGGGAGTTCGAGTGGACGGACCAGGAGTGGATGGACCGGCGGCGCGCGGAGGACTGCTACACGCGGCCGATGGCCGTCTACGAGGTGCACCTGGGGTCGTGGCGCCGCGTTCCCGGGGAGGAGGACCGGCCGCTCACCTACCGCGAGCTGGCGCGCGAGCTCGGCGAGTACGTCGCCGAGATGGGGTTCACGCACGTGGAGCTGCTCCCCGTGGCGGAGCACCCGTACGACCCGTCGTGGGGGTACCAGGTCACCGGCTACTACGCGCCCACCCGCCGCCACGGCTCGCCCGACGACTTCCGCTTCTTCGTCGACCACCTGCACTCGCTGGGGATCGGGGTGATCCTGGACTGGGTGCCGGCGCACTTCCCCAAGGACGCGCACGGGCTCCGCCGCTTCGACGGGACGGCGCTCTACGAGCACGAGGACCCGCGCCAGGGCGAGCACCCCGACTGGGGGACGCTGATCTTCAACTTCGGGCGCAACGAGGTGCGCAACTTCCTGCTGGCCAACGCGCTGTACTGGCTGGAGGAGTTCCACGTCGACGGCCTGCGGGTGGACGCCGTCGCGTCGATGCTCTACCTGGACTACTCGCGCCCGGCCGGGCAGTGGGTGCCCAACGCCTTCGGCGGGCGCGAGAACCTGGAGGCGATCCACTTCCTGCAGCAGCTGAACGCCACGGTGCGCGACCGCCACCCGGGGGCGCTCATGATCGCCGAGGAGTCGACCGCCTGGCCGGGCGTCACCCAGGCGCCGCACCTGGGCGGGCTGGGCTTCCACCTCAAGTGGAACATGGGGTGGATGAACGACTTCCTGCGCTTCATCGAGGAAGACCCGGTCTACCGCAAGTACCACTTCAACCTGATCACCTTCTCGCTGATGTACGCCTTCAGCGAGCACTTCGTGCTGCCGTTCTCGCACGACGAGGTGGTGCACCTGAAGGGCTCGCTGCTGGAGAAGATGCCGGGCGACGACTGGCGCAAGTTCGCCAACCTGCGCCTGGCGCTGGGCTTCATGTGGGCCCACCCGGGGAAGAAGCTGCTCTTCATGGGCGGCGAGCTGGGCCAGCGGCGGGAGTGGAGCGAGAGCCGCTCGCTGGACTGGCACCTGCTGGAGGAGCCGCTGCACGCCGGCATGCTGCGCTGGGTGCGCGACCTGAACGCGGTGTACCGGCGCGAGCGGGCGTTCTGGGAGACGGACTTCAGCTACGAGGGCTTCGACTGGATCGACTTCGGCGACGTGGAGCAGAGCGTGCTCAGCTTCGTGCGCCGCGGCGCGCAGTCGGGCGAGGAGCTGGTGTTCGTCTGCAACTTCACGCCGGTCCCGCGCTTCGGCTACCGGATCGGGGTGCCGCGGCCGGGGGCGTACCGCGAGCTGCTGAACAGCGACGCCGAGGTCTACGGCGGGAGCAACCTGGGGAACTTCGGCCTGGTGCACTCCGAGCCCGTCCCCGAGCACCGGCGCGCCGACTCGGTGCGCCTGACGCTGCCCCCGCTGGGGATCCTGGTGCTCAAGCGCGAGGAAGGAACGGCTTGA